The following DNA comes from Hahella chejuensis KCTC 2396.
GCTTCTTGCTGCGCCTTTAACTGCTCGAACAGTGCCGCGATTTCCGGCAGCAGGACCAGACGGTTGTTTTCAGCGAGAACTCTAACAAAGTTAGCGCCCGCTTCATTGAGTTTGCCTTCGCAAACGTCAAGGAACGTCTGACCTTTCTGAGCGCTGGTCAATGCTGGGTGATTTAACACCTTGTGCATATTGCTGTCTCCAGCAACAGCGGCGGTCAGCGCTAATAACGCTGACCACTCCGACAATTGACCCGCATCCCGAGCTAATTCAAAGGCCGCTTTCGCATATGGCCGGGCGAGTGTAGTGCTTTCCGCCATAATGCAAACCTCTTATAGTTCCGCAGCTAGTTTATCTAGCATGTTGCTGTGCGCACCTGCGTCCACAGAGGTTTCCAGGATCTTCTCAGCACCCGCCAACGCCAGCGCAGCGACTTCAGCACGCAGCGATTCTTTAGCACGGTTCTTTTCCTGGTCGATTTCAGCTTTGGCTGCAGTGATCAAACGCTCGCCTTCAGTACGCGCCTGATCTTTTGCTTCTTCCAGCATCTGATTGGCGCGCTTGTTAGCTTGTTCGATAATTTCAGCCGCTTGCTGTTTGGCTTCACGCAACTGCTTGGCAACTTTTTCTTGGGCTAGCTCAAGATCCTTTTGCGCGTGCTCAGCAGCCTGCAAACCATCGGCAATCTTTTTCTCGCGTTCCCGCAGAGCCTGTATGACCGGCGGCCATACATACTTCATGCAGAATACGACAAAGATAAAGAAAGCAATCGCCTGCCCTATCATTGTCAGGTTGATGTTCACGTTGACACCCCTCGCTTATCAGTCGAATAAAATGACTCGTTTGCCTAAAAGGTGTAATTACTGAACCAAAGCAATGAACGGGTTAGCGAAAGTGAAGAACAGAGCGATACCAACGCCGATCATGGTTACGGCGTCAAGCAGACCGGCCACGATGAACATTTTAACCTGCAGCATGGGCACCATTTCTGGTTGACGCGCAGCGCCTTCCAAAAATTTACCGCCCAGCAAACCGAAACCAATTGCAGTACCTAACGCGCCCATGCCGATCAAAAGAGCTACAGCAATCGCGGTCATACCAACTACAGTTTCCATTGTCTCTCCTAAATTTATCAATTAGTTAGTGGATAGAAAGTTTTTAGTTTTGATGGAAATATTTACTTCTTAGTGATCTTCATGCGCCATGCTCAGATACACGATGGTCAACATCATGAATATGAACGCCTGCAGCACAATGACCAGAATATGGAAAATGGCCCAGGGCACTGATAGCGCCCATTGCGCCCAAAACGGCATCAACGCTATCAGGATGAAGAGCAGCTCGCCTGCGTACAGGTTACCGAATAGACGCAGTGCAAGAGAAATAGGTTTGGCGATCAAGCCCACGCCTTCCAGGAGCAGGTTGAATGGCAGCATCCACTTGCCGAATGGCTGCAGGGTCAGTTCACCCAGGAAACCGCCCACGCCTTTGACTTTAATACTGTAATAAATGATCAGGAAGAAGACAGACAACGACATTCCCAGAGTCACGTTAACATCCGTGGTGGGAACGACTTTAAAGTATGCGTGATCGTCGCCGGTAATGACTTGGAACAGTCTCGGTAGAAAGTCTACAGGAACCAAGTCCATCAAATTCATCAGGAAAATCCAGCAGAAGACTGTCAGCGCCAAAGGGGCGATGACCGCATTTTTGCCGTGGAAAGTTTCCTTTACGCTCTTGTCGACGAAGTCGACCATAATCTCAACAAAGTTCTGCAGTCCGCTTGGCACGCCACTGGTCGCTTTCACCGCAGCTTTGCGGAATAACCAGACAAACAAGGCGCCCAAGGCGATTGACCAACCCAGACTGTCAACATGGACGGCCCAGAAGCCCATTTCTTTGGCTTCCTGCGCAGTATGCGCAAAACTCCAGCCATGCTCTGGGTGGTTACCAAAGGTCAGGTTTTGAAGATGGTGCTGAATGTACTCCGACGCTGTAGGATTTTCGCCTGCCATGTTTCACTCTTAATCGATTGTTGCAATTGTTATTTACGCTGCCGTCTTCCGACAATCAGCGGCGCGAACCAATGCACTGACTGCACACCTAGAAAAGCCAGAAATAAACTTGCTGGCTCCAAAGGCTGGATAAACTTAAAAGCCAGGCCAAAAAAAATGGCCGTTAATCCTAGCTTAACCGCCTCTGCTTTATAAATAGATTGTACGATTTGCCTGGCTGCTTGAGCCCCTTGATAGAGAAAGGCGCGGTGGGCGAAATACATGTTTGGAACAGCGCAGATCAGTCCCCCGGCCAAAGCCGAGTACGCATGCACGCTGCTCCATCTCCACGCGATTAAAGATATGAGGGCTGTGGCTATTAATTGTAATCCCACAATCCTAAAGACTGGCGGCCGCTTAATAAGCGAGCGAGCTGCACTATTCAAATCACGTTTCTGCCTAGTTCTTGTTACCCCCGCCCTCGCACTACAGAGACCCGTAGCTTTAGGCGCAGGTGATTATATTGTGTCGATGTAACGCATTCAACCGCCATGAAAACAAAACTGTATAATTTCCATACACATGGAAGCGTTAAAAATTTTTAACCAAATCAACATCTGGTACTAAATATGCTGAATTGATATTACAGGCGCCAAATATTGTGCTTGGGTTATTTTTATACGCTGCATGGGCGCTATGCAGTTTTAGTGATCCTGGCCTAAAAAAGAATCAAACCTACAGAAGGGAAAGCGCCGATGTGTTCAGCAACCAGGCACATCGGCGTAAAGACAAAAAGAGGCTTTAATTAATATGAGCAAGAATGCCGTCTAATTCATCCAATGAGTTGTATTTGATGACAAGTTTGCCCTTGCCCTTACTGTTGTAGTCAATTGTGACGGGAGAACCCAGTCTTTCAGCCAGGCTTTCCTGTAACTTGCGTACATCCGCATCCAGCACTTTTTTGATTTTTTCCTTAGGATTCTCTTTTTCCTGCAGCAGCTTTCGCACGAGGGCTTCTGTTTGTCTGACTGACAAGCCTTTCTCAACGATAGCGTTCGCCGCCGCCAACTGTGTCGATTCATCCAAAGGCAACAACGCTCTGGCGTGCCCCATTTCCATATCGCCGCGCTCCAGCATAGTTTTCACGTCAGCATGGAGGGCGAGGAGGCGTAGTAGATTCGCTATAGCCGGGCGAGACTTTCCAACCGCTTCCGCCACCTGAGTTTGATTCAGGCGAAACTCATCCTGCAATCGCTGCAGCGCCATGGCCTCTTCTATTGGGTTCAGGTTCTCTCTCTGGATGTTCTCAATCAACGCCATTGCAATGGCGGCTTCATCGGGGACATCGCGAATGATGACGGGGATCTTGTCCTTGCCCGCAATTTGAGTTGCGCGCCAGCGCCGTTCGCCAGCGATAATTTCATAGCGATTCGGGCTAATCTCACGAACTACGATAGGCTGCATGACGCCCTGTTGGCGTATGGATTGCGCCAGTTCCTCCAGCGATTCGGGGTCCATATCCCGACGAGGTTGATATTGCCCACGCTGGATCAGCTCGACTGGAAGTTCTTTTAAAACGCCATCCTGTTTGACGTTTTCTTCTTCCTCATTAGTGCGTGTGCGCGACCCGGCCAGCAGTGCGTTCAGTCCGCGATCGCCTAAACCTCGTTTCTTCATTATTCAGGTAGTTCCCCAAAATCGCTTAATCAGGCCAGCACAGCTTCTTTCGCCGCCTTCCTGTCTTTGCGAATAATTTCTCCCGCCAATGCCAGATAAGCAATGGCGCCTCTTGAGCTTTTATCGTATTTCAATGCTGGCACGCCATATGAAGGCGCTTCCGCTAGCCTTACGTTACGCGGAATAATTGAGCGGTATACTTTTTCGCCAAAATAATCCGTGATTTGCCGTGAAACATCCAACGTCAGGCTGTTGCGAGGATCGTACATCGTCCGCAGTAAGCCCTCTATTTCCAGACTAGGGTTAACCGTTTCGCGGATTTGTTCAATCGTATTCATTAGCGCCGCCAACCCTTCCAAAGCGTAGTATTCACATTGCATTGGAATCAAAACGCCATTGGCCGCCACCAGTGCGTTTACGGTTAACAAATTCAACGCCGGCGGGCAATCGAGCAACACGTAATCATAGTTGACCGCCACTTCTTTAATGGCGTTGCGCAAACGGTACTCTCGACCAATTTCATTCATCAACTCGACTTCAGCCGCGGTGACATCGCCATTGGCCGGCATTACGTCATACCCCGCCGCTTCAGACGTCTTCACTACCTGAGCAGCGTTCGCCTTTTTGGTAAGTACATCGTAAACGGTGTGTTCTATCGAGTTTTTATCGATACCGCTCCCCATCGTCGCATTGCCTTGTGGGTCAATATCCACCAGTAACACTTTGCGCCGGGTCGCGGCTAGAGAGGCTGCCAGATTGACGCAGGTCGTGGTTTTGCCGACACCGCCTTTTTGGTTGGTTACAGCCAATATTCGCGCCATTTATGAGCCTCCGGTATTTCCACTACGCGCAATAATAAGCAAATGACGTTCCCCATCACAACCGGGAACCTCCAGCTTATGCCATTCCACAACTTCAAAGTCCGCCGGCATGGCTTCAATCTCATCATGGGGATAAAGGCCTTTCAACGCATAAATGCGCGTCTCGGAAAGAATTAGATCGCGGCATCCTGCAATCATATCGCCAATCGTTGCGAAGGCTCTGGATATTATTCCGTCAAATTTGACGTCAGGACTGAATGCTTCAATGCGAGTGTGTTCAACCCGAAGATTCGGCAATCCCATATCCATACGGCATTGATCCATGAACCGGGTTTTTTTGCCGTTGCTATCCAACAATGTCCAGTGGGATTCCGGCAACGCAATAGAAAGAGGGATTCCCGGTAGCCCTGCGCCTGCGCCCACATCCAGAAACTGGACGCCTTTTAAATAGGGGAGCGCCGCCAGAGAATCAAGTATATGACGGCTTACATGCAATACAGGATCGCGCACTGCTGTGAGATTGTACGCCTTGTTCCATTTATGCAGCAGTTCCAGATAACGCAGAATTTTAGCTTGCTGCACCTCAGCCAACTTCACTCCCATCGCCTTTAAGCCAGACGTCAGCTGCTCGGTTTGATTCAACACCAACGTCATATTCAAGCGCTCTTCCGCTGAAGTGAGCCGCGCTTCTTCAGATGCACCAACAATAGAGAAACCGCCGCCGGAGTAACGCCGGGAATCCGGGAGGCCTGTGCCAGGGTTTCCGGTCTCACTTCAGTCAGCTTTTGCTTGATCTCATTGGACAAGCCCTGAATTCCGCTATAGTCGAGATCCGCAGGCAAGGCCATATTCTCATTGCGACGCAAACGCTCAATTTCTTCCTGCTGGCGATCAATGTATCCAGCGTATTTGACTTGTATCTCCAGCTGCTCAGCCACTTCATATGGCGTCGCCGCAACATCCGCATCAAGCAGGGACAATTTTTCCCACGTCATTTCCGGACGTTTCAGCAAGTCGTGCAGCGAATACTCTCGCGTCAACTCCGTTTCCAGCAATTCCGCCGCTTTCCGGGCTTTTTCCGTCGCAGGTTGAATCCAGATGGACTTCAAACGCTGCTGCTCGCGGGCTATTGCTTCCCGCTTCTCACAGAAAACACGCCAACGTTCATCGTCTATCATGCCAAGCTCGCGGCCTTTTTCAGTCAACCGCAGATCCGCATTGTCTTCTCGCAGAAGGAGCCTGTATTCAGCGCGGCTGGTGAACATACGGTACGGCTCCCGTGTGCCCATCGTGATCAGGTCATCGACTAATACGCCAATATACGCCTCATCCCGGCGCGGACTCCACGCCTCTTTCTCCTGCGCGCGCAGGGCGGCGTTCATACCCGCCAATAGACCTTGCGCCGCCGCTTCTTCATAGCCGGTTGTGCCGTTTATCTGACCCGCGAAAAACAAGCTGCCGACAAACTTGGTTTCCAGAGAGTGCTTCAAATCCTGGGGATTAAAGAAATCATACTCAATGGCGTAACCGGGTCTGGTGATATGCGCGTTCTCCATGCCCTGGATCGAGTGCACCAACTGCAATTGCACGTCAAAAGGCAAACTGGTGGAGATGCCGTTGGGATAGAGCTCGTGAGTGCTTAATCCTTCAGGCTCAATGAAAACCTGATGAGAATCCTTGTCGGAAAAACGATTCACTTTGTCTTCTATGGAGGGGCAGTAGCGAGGCCCAACGCCCTCAATCACTCCCGTATACATGGGAGAGCGGTCCATCCCTCCGCGAATGATCTCGTGAGTGCGTTCATTAGTGCGAGTGATAAAGCAGTTGACCTGATGTGGATGCAGATCCACTGAGCCCATAAATGACATTACCGGAATTGGGGTATCCCCAGGCTGCGCCTCCATCACTGAAAAATCCACGGAACGCGCATCAATTCGCGGAGGCGTTCCTGTTTTCAATCGCCCAACGCGAAACGGCATTTCCCGTAGTCGTTTCGCCAAAGCGATGGAGGGAGGATCACCTGCGCGGCCGCCGGAATGGTTTTCCAAGCCAATATGGATCACGCCGCCAAGGAAAGTGCCGGTCGTGAGTACGACAGTCTTACTATGAAAACGCAGACCCATTTGCGTCACGACGCCAGCGACATGATCCCCCTGCATGATGAGATCGTCGGCAGCCTGCTGAAAAATGGTGAGATTAGGCTGATTTTCTAAAATTTCACGAATAGCCGCTTTGTAAAGCGCCCTATCCGCCTGAGCGCGGGTTGCGCGCACAGCTGGTCCTTTTCTGGAGTTGAGCACACGAAACTGAATCCCCGCCCTGTCCGTCGCCAACGCCATGGCGCCGCCAAGCGCATCCACTTCTTTCACCAAGTGGCTTTTACCGATGCCTCCAATTGCGGGGTTACAGGACATCTGTCCAAGGGTTTCGATGTTATGAGTCAGCAGCAGAGTCTGGCTCCCCATACGCGCCGCCGCCAATGCAGCCTCGGTTCCGGCATGCCCACCGCCTATAACTATGACGTCAAAACTTTTTGGAAAGTCCATAGACTTTTACACCCTCATCGGTAACGGACTTGAAACGAACCGCGTATTTTACTATGCGGGCAGGTCAAAAATAAGAGCGCCCTATAAAAAATGTTTAAAAAACACTCAAAACATCCCTTCTCAGGCGTCTTCTGACATGCCTCTGTCATACAGATTAAAAAATAGCCTAGCCTTTTCAGAGGGTTAGCCAAATTATTTTAGACAAGTTATTAATAAACTTATCCACAAGCAAAACCATTGCCTGACTAAAATTATCAACTAGCAACTCATTGTTTTATAAAAACAAAAAAAATCCATCCCAAACAGGTTGACATATAGCCCATAAAGTTATCCACAGCGCGTCGAAGTTATTGACAGTGGATAACTTCACTAAAAGTCAGGGACAAAAGTGCGCTTCGGTAGTAGCTCTGGAGGTGAAATATTAAGGAGGTTTTCTGTGTCCATATGAGCGAGATCTGTGTTTGGGGCCGAATATCAGACCTCAACGTAATTGGCGCTGGATATCCAAAACTGCTTAAGGAGCAGTGAACTCTCCTCGATAAAAGGCTTCCCATATCTCATTAAGACGCCCACTCTGCTTCAACTCATTCAGACCTGCGTTAAAGATTTCCCTATAGTGGGGACCAGCATTGGACTTGCGCGAAAAAATCATATGATACGGCCAGCTTTCCACCGGAGCTGTATGGCCTATTTTTTCTCTTTCCTGAGCAGAAAATTGCGACTGCAAATTAAATAACCCAACTGCCTTATTTTCATCCAAGGCGTCAAAGCGACCTGCAAGCAGTTTTTTGAACACGAGGATATGGTCAACCCCAACATCGTAACTGACTACACCTTCCTTTTCGGCTTCCTCTAACGGTTTAGCCTTGGCGCTCCCGAGAGGAAGGCCAATAGTAAGTCCTTGAATGTCCTTTTTCGCACCAGTCCACACAACGGGATTACTTTTTAGATAAAACAGCACAATCTCCCCCGTATAGACCGCATCGGAAAAATAGCAATCCGCTTCTCTTTCCGGCGTCTTTCCCCAGATCGCTGAAGCATGCCATTCGCCTCTTTGCACCAAAATGTAGGAGCGCTTCCAAGGGAAAAAACCATAGACTACCTTTACTCCCGCTTTTTGATAGATCTCCGAAATAATATGAGGAACAACACCATAGTCAGGATAAGACTCACTCATGAAAGGAGCCCACTCGCCGATAGCGACCATAATTTCTTCCTGAGCCACAGCATCAGCTGCTCGATAGAGCAAAAAAATAACAATGATACTGTGCATGAGTCTGTTTTTTAGCACTCAGACACCTTCCTATCAGGTTAAACTCGCTGGCGCCTTTCAGTTAAGGGGAAAAGAAACCTGTATGCCTGAATTGTCAGTTTAGTAGATAGGAACGGAAAGCGTCGCAACAGATCAGTGGTTAATGGAGTTAGAAAATACGTTGACGATAATGACGCCAACGATGATAAAACCTAAGCCGATCATTGCCGGGAGATCCAAAGTTTGTCGAAACAGGAAATATCCTATAGCTGATATCAATACAATGCCAAGGCCACTCCAAATGGCATAAGCCAAGCCAACAGGAATTGTTTTAAGGCTATAAGACAAAAAGTAAAAAGCGCCCAGATAACACAACGCCATAAGTATTGTTGGCGTCAGTTTACTGAACTGTTCTGACTTTTGCAGAAAAGTGGTGCCAATCACCTCCAGCAAAATAGCAGCGGCCAAGGCTGCGTAGGTAGACCAAATTGACTTCATAGCGGCTACTTTCCGATACAAAACGACGAAAAGATACGTCCTAATAAATCATCGGAAGTAAAAGCGCCAGTAATTTCCGATAGCGCATTCTGCGCAACCCGCAGATCTTCCGCCACTAATTCTCCGGCGTTGGCGCTCAGCAGTTGTTGCTTGGCTAACTGAATATGCTTTTCCGCAACAGTAAGGGCCTCAAGGTGGCGACGTCTCGCCATAAACCCACCTTCTGCATGGCTTTCAAAACCAACACAGGCTTTCAAATGCTCCCGCAACACGTCAATGCCATTTCCGGCTTTAGCTGACAAGCGAATGACCGGATGTGAAAGCGACAGGTCGATACCTTGTGCTTCCTCGCTCAAGTCTATTTTGTTACGAACGACAGTGATGTGGTCGTGATGTTCGATGCGAGCATAGAACTCTGGCCAAATTCGCTCGGGAGACACTTCATTTGTTTGCGTCGCATCCACCAGAAAGAGAATACGATCTGCCTGGTCAATTTCTTTCCAGGCGCGTTCGATGCCGATTTTTTCCACAACGTCGTCGCTATCCCGTAATCCCGCGGTATCCACAATGTGTAATGGCATTCCATCGATATGAATATGCTCTCTTAATACGTCGCGAGTAGTGCCTTCAATCTCCGTCACGATGGCGCTCTCTCTACCCGCCAAAGCATTCAGCAAACTGGACTTACCGGCATTGGGGCGACCAGCGATAACCACTGTCATTCCTTCACGCATCAAGGCGCCTTGCTTGGCGCTGGCGAAAACGGACTGTGTCTGACTGAGAAGGGTATCCAAATCATTTAACACCTTGCCATCAGAGAGAAAGTCTATTTCCTCTTCTGGAAAATCGATCGCTGCTTCGACGTATATACGCAGCTGGATAAGACTCTCAATCAAGTTTTCGATTTCTTTGGAAAACTGTCCTTGCAAGGAACGCATTGCGCTATGCGCAGCTTGTTCAGAAGTTGCCTCGATCAGATCCGCAATGGCTTCCGCTTGTACCAGATCCAGCTTGTCATTCATGAAGGCTCTTTCAGAGAACTCACCAGGCCGAGCCAATCTCGCGCCAAGGGAGACTATGCGTTTTACCAGGATATCAAGCACAACGGGACCGCCGTGCCCCTGAAACTCAACGACGTCTTCGCCTGTGAAACTATTGGGAGCAATAAAGAGCAAAGCGATACCGCTGTCGAGAGTATCGCCTTCTTCGTTGAAAAATGGACTGTAGTGGGCATGTCTGGGTTTGGGGTCATACCCCAAAACTTCATGAGCAATAGCCCTCGCTTTGGGGCCCGATACTCTAACAACGCCAACGCCGCCTTTCCCTGGCGGGGTGGCGATTGCGACTATAGTGTCATTCTCAGCGTACATGAAAATTCTCGCTTAAATCGAGTCGGAGGAGGCCTCACGGCCTCCGTCCTCTCACGCCACCGGGCATACGGTTCCGTACCACGGCGGTTCATAGGTTACATTTGATGGGCCACGCCCATTGGTCGTACTCAGCGCGGCTCGTTTCTCATCGATACCTAAACGCCTCAACATCCGCGCACGAGTGAGCCCGCGCTTCCATTGTCGCCAGAGTATCTTCCTCAGGTGGCGGCGTAGCCAACCATCGAGTTCGTTGAAGATGCCTTTGGTGTCTGCATGGTGGAAGTAATTTATCCAGCCTCTGCCTATGCGACAGATCTCCCAGGGTAATGCGCGTGACCTTCCCACTTATACCCGCCGCATTTACGTCCATCGCTTCCGTGTAAGTATTGGGCTTTGGCAGTATGGGCTACCTCACCCGCTATGGCCGCCTCCTATGCGATTCCTGTTCGTCGGGCCAGTGGTTTGCCTTCGGTTTCCTTCAGATTTCACCTCGCGGTGAACACCCTTGCCGTTCGGCTAGTGGTTCCCCTTACCGGGCCCACAGGGGACTTGCACCCTCAAGTCATCCGGCCAGCACCACCTGTACCGGAACAGCGCCGGTCAAGGCGCTACACGCCATGCCTGGCGCACCCATAAAAAAGCCCGTTATTAAAACGGGCTTTTGTTAAAAGTAGCCCAGGCTACCACTGGCTGACAAACCTATCTAGGAGGCTATTTTTTTGGCAGCCAGCCCCCCGTTTTCGATCTTCTTAGTGATATACCACTGTTGGGCGATGGAAAGAATATTGTTGACCAACCAATACAGTACCAGACCTGCTGGGAACCACAGGAAAAAGACGGTAAAGATAATTGGCATCATCTTCATAACACGCGCCTGAATCGGATCTGGAGGCGTTGGATTCAAAGACGTTTGCAAGAACATTGCAGCGCCCATCAGCAACGGCAATACGAAATACGGGTCTTTAATGGACAGATCCTGAATCCAGAAAAAGAACGGCGCCTGGCGCAATTGCACGCTTTCCAACAGCACCCAGTAAAGAGAGATGAACACAGGCATTTGCACCAACATGGGTAAACATCCGCCTAGTGGATTGATTTTCTCTTTCTTGTATAACTCCATCATGGCTTGCGACATGCGTTGTCTGTCATCGCCATATTGTTCACGAATTCTCTGCATCTCCGGGGTCACTCTGCGCATGTTCGCCATGGATCGGTAGCTGGTTGCAGACAAGTGGAAGAACAAAGCCTTGATCAAAACTGTCAGCAGAATAATAGCAATACCCCAATTGCCGACATAATCGTGAATAAACTCAAGCACCAAATAAAGCGGTTTGGCTATTAACCATAACCAACCGAAATCCACGGTCAGGTCCAGGTTGGGAGCTACCTCTTTGAGGGTTTCCATAATCTTGGGACCAGCATACAGTTTGGCGCCTACATTATGGGTCTGGCCTGGCTCGACAGTGAACTCAGGATCGACAAAGCCCATCAGGTACAAACCGTTTCTCAAACGAGTTTGATAGGTATGAGTGTCATTGGATAAGGGAATCCATGCGCTGACGAAGTAATGTTGTATAAAAGCTATCCAACCATTGGAGGAGTTAACTTTAACGCCGGAAGGTCCACTTTCTTCCATGTCCGAAAAGTCAATTTTCTCATAAGGTTTCTCTGGCGTTGAAACTACAGCGCCTAAGAAAGACGCTGCGCCAAATCCCCCTGAGAATGTAGGATCTGGAGACTTGTCACGAACTAATTTTGCAGAAAAATTCGCTTTCCAGGGAGCGTCTGACTGGTTGTTGATTTGGAAATTGACATTAATGGAATAGCTGGACTTCTCAAACTCATAGCGCTTAACGATAGTGACGCCATCACGTTCGGTTCTGAGATCTACGCTTAATTTATCTTGGCCTTCTTGTAATGAGTAGGAGTTCTTTTCAGCAATATAAATGGGATTTCCCCCATTTTTTGAATCATCAAAGCCGTTAGCGCCAATCAAGCTGCTTGCAGCAACGTAGTAAA
Coding sequences within:
- the mnmE gene encoding tRNA uridine-5-carboxymethylaminomethyl(34) synthesis GTPase MnmE; the protein is MYAENDTIVAIATPPGKGGVGVVRVSGPKARAIAHEVLGYDPKPRHAHYSPFFNEEGDTLDSGIALLFIAPNSFTGEDVVEFQGHGGPVVLDILVKRIVSLGARLARPGEFSERAFMNDKLDLVQAEAIADLIEATSEQAAHSAMRSLQGQFSKEIENLIESLIQLRIYVEAAIDFPEEEIDFLSDGKVLNDLDTLLSQTQSVFASAKQGALMREGMTVVIAGRPNAGKSSLLNALAGRESAIVTEIEGTTRDVLREHIHIDGMPLHIVDTAGLRDSDDVVEKIGIERAWKEIDQADRILFLVDATQTNEVSPERIWPEFYARIEHHDHITVVRNKIDLSEEAQGIDLSLSHPVIRLSAKAGNGIDVLREHLKACVGFESHAEGGFMARRRHLEALTVAEKHIQLAKQQLLSANAGELVAEDLRVAQNALSEITGAFTSDDLLGRIFSSFCIGK
- a CDS encoding group II intron maturase-specific domain-containing protein, with protein sequence MGRSRALPWEICRIGRGWINYFHHADTKGIFNELDGWLRRHLRKILWRQWKRGLTRARMLRRLGIDEKRAALSTTNGRGPSNVTYEPPWYGTVCPVA
- the yidC gene encoding membrane protein insertase YidC: MDFLRTSLIVGLLVVSYLLVLEWNEDMSPQQQPVAQTPSVTIDSNGADSSALLNSPNTGELDTPETASKPATAEDSNISSTASSGKIITVITDVLRVEIDLNGGNVVEASLLQYPISLKNPTPLDLMQKNNGVYYVAASSLIGANGFDDSKNGGNPIYIAEKNSYSLQEGQDKLSVDLRTERDGVTIVKRYEFEKSSYSINVNFQINNQSDAPWKANFSAKLVRDKSPDPTFSGGFGAASFLGAVVSTPEKPYEKIDFSDMEESGPSGVKVNSSNGWIAFIQHYFVSAWIPLSNDTHTYQTRLRNGLYLMGFVDPEFTVEPGQTHNVGAKLYAGPKIMETLKEVAPNLDLTVDFGWLWLIAKPLYLVLEFIHDYVGNWGIAIILLTVLIKALFFHLSATSYRSMANMRRVTPEMQRIREQYGDDRQRMSQAMMELYKKEKINPLGGCLPMLVQMPVFISLYWVLLESVQLRQAPFFFWIQDLSIKDPYFVLPLLMGAAMFLQTSLNPTPPDPIQARVMKMMPIIFTVFFLWFPAGLVLYWLVNNILSIAQQWYITKKIENGGLAAKKIAS